A window from Chryseobacterium vaccae encodes these proteins:
- the infC gene encoding translation initiation factor IF-3, whose product MINDKIRVRELRLVGDNVEPGVYPIDKARQLATEQELDLVVISDKAEPFIARILDYKKFLYEQKKKQKELKAKQVKVVVKEIRFGPQTDDHDYEFKKKHAEKFLEEGSKLKTYVFFKGRSIIFKDQGEILLLKLAQELEHVGKVDQLPKLEGKRMIMMMSPKKPAK is encoded by the coding sequence TTGATCAACGATAAAATTCGTGTGAGAGAGCTTCGTTTAGTGGGCGATAACGTAGAGCCGGGAGTTTATCCAATTGATAAAGCAAGACAGCTCGCCACAGAGCAGGAGCTTGATCTGGTAGTAATCTCCGATAAGGCTGAGCCTTTTATTGCAAGGATATTAGACTATAAAAAGTTTTTATACGAGCAAAAGAAAAAGCAGAAGGAACTTAAGGCCAAGCAGGTAAAAGTGGTGGTAAAGGAGATCCGTTTCGGACCTCAGACTGATGACCACGATTATGAATTCAAGAAAAAGCATGCTGAAAAATTCCTTGAAGAAGGTTCAAAATTAAAGACCTACGTATTTTTTAAAGGACGTTCTATTATCTTTAAAGACCAGGGAGAAATCTTACTTCTGAAACTTGCTCAGGAATTGGAGCATGTTGGAAAAGTAGACCAGCTTCCAAAGCTTGAGGGAAAAAGAATGATCATGATGATGAGTCCTAAAAAACCAGCTAAATAA